One genomic window of Glycine soja cultivar W05 chromosome 9, ASM419377v2, whole genome shotgun sequence includes the following:
- the LOC114425626 gene encoding uncharacterized protein LOC114425626 produces MAAASRRSSGPVLRTLSPAGRFRSSRPPPATTAFASSTSTFSARSTAFFQNRSGSPTRDSLYGSSSGSVLSVRFGSISPNRSISVAGAGRQSHHQKRTCMCSPTSHPGSFRCSLHKSFGSRSAVSAAPASNRLNARRSAMTNSLVRIRGVEGELVKRALAALIRPSSHQQRRRGDFRPRPSRLSVMFTAKD; encoded by the coding sequence atggCGGCAGCTTCTAGAAGATCAAGCGGACCAGTCCTCCGAACACTCTCGCCGGCGGGAAGGTTTCGCAGTTCCCGGCCACCGCCGGCGACCACCGCCTTCGCGTCCTCAACTTCAACCTTCTCCGCACGGTCCACCGCTTTCTTCCAGAACCGTTCCGGTTCTCCCACACGTGACAGTCTATACGGTTCTTCTTCCGGTTCGGTTCTCTCCGTCCGGTTCGGTTCAATTTCTCCGAACCGCTCCATCTCCGTCGCCGGTGCCGGAAGGCAGAGTCACCATCAGAAGCGAACCTGCATGTGCTCTCCGACGTCGCATCCCGGCTCGTTCCGGTGCAGCCTCCACAAAAGCTTCGGTTCGCGCTCGGCAGTGTCGGCGGCGCCGGCGTCAAATCGGTTGAACGCGCGGCGGTCGGCGATGACGAACTCGCTCGTGAGAATCCGCGGCGTCGAAGGCGAATTGGTGAAGCGAGCCTTGGCGGCGCTGATCCGGCCGTCGTCGCACCAGCAGCGTCGCCGCGGTGACTTCCGCCCGCGGCCGAGCAGGCTCTCTGTCATGTTCACAGCAAAAGATTAA